The Miscanthus floridulus cultivar M001 chromosome 7, ASM1932011v1, whole genome shotgun sequence genome includes a region encoding these proteins:
- the LOC136466138 gene encoding protein RKD3-like, which yields MEDRFYEEDDWYFQFQDFSTFESRSSAGDSSSESSFSQGEVGDLFDVDFPSFWAQIEEDDAHRKSKEGDCEKALIESANVQTVAEIPGRRGGGSSETKKELTFEQVSRHFSVPIKQAARELNVGVTVPKKQCRKLGIPRWPHRKVKSLQKLIDNVQDGARVLQGLGKENAQENGHLTRSLVEFLQQTVELLGERPDVMLDQRTIELSQVCFKENAQEDGHLTRSVVEFLQLTKKMIEERPDVTLDQRTKHLRQVCFKESFKRKRLIGCHGTW from the exons ATGGAAGATCGTTTCTACGAGGAAGACGACTGGTACTTCCAGTTTCAGGATTTCAG TACTTTTGAGTCACGCTCAAGTGCTGGTGATTCTTCTTCAGAGAGCAGCTTCTCTCAAG GTGAGGTCGGCGACCTATTTGATGTTGACTTTCCCAGTTTCTGGGCTCAGATAGAGGAGGACGACGCGCATCGCAAGAGCAAGGAAGGCGACTGCGAGAAGGCCCTGATCGAGTCTGCCAATGTGCAGACGGTCGCAGAGATACCAGGACGTCGGGGCGGTGGGTCGTCAGAGACGAAGAAGGAACTGACTTTCGAGCAGGTGTCGCGGCACTTCTCCGTGCCGATCAAGCAGGCGGCGCGGGAGCTCAACGTGGGGGTCACCGTCCCGAAGAAGCAATGCAGGAAGCTCGGCATCCCGCGTTGGCCGCACCGGAAGGTGAAGAGTCTGCAGAAGCTCATCGACAACGTCCAG GATGGAGCGCGCGTCCTGCAGGGGCTCGGGAAGGAGAATGCACAAGAGAACGGGCATCTGACCAGGAGCTTGGTGGAATTCCTGCAGCAgacggtggagctgctcggggaGAGgcccgatgtgatgctggatcaGAGGACGATAGAGCTCAGTCAGGTGTGCTTCAAGGAGAATGCACAAGAGGACGGGCATCTGACCAGGAGCGTGGTGGAATTCCTGCAGCTGACCAAGAAGATGATCGAGGAGAGGCCCGATGTGACTCTGGATCAGAGGACGAAGCACCTCAGGCAGGTGTGCTTCAAGGAGAGCTTCAAGAGGAAGCGCCTCATAGGCTGCCATGGCACCTGGTGA
- the LOC136467742 gene encoding ATPase GET3B-like, with the protein MLATASPHLQAAARRLSLAVPVNQGCSSVRLPHRRPGRYASVRAASTAAPPAKEGAEDLGFQEMSSGTRRRYYMLGGKGGVGKTSCAASLAVRFANDGHPTLVVSTDPAHSLSDSFAQDLSGGTLVQVEGPDSPLFALEINPEKAREEFRTASQQNGGTGLKDFMDSMGVGVVVEQLGELKLGELLDTPPPGLDEAIAISKVMQFLEVQDYSMFSRIVFDTAPTGHTLRLLSLPDFLDASIGKILKLRSKIASATSAIKSVFGQEVQQQDAANKLEKLRERMVKVRELFRDTESTEFIIVTIPTVMAISESSRLHSSLQKESVPVRRLIVNQVLPPSTSDCKFCAIKRKDQTRALDMIRSDPELMGLNIIQAPLVDMEIRGVPALKFLGDIVWK; encoded by the exons ATGCTAGCGACCGCCTCGCCGCACCTCCAGGCGGCCGCGCGCCGCCTCTCTTTAGCGGTGCCCGTGAATCAGGGCTGCAGCAGCGTCCGCCTCCCGCACCGACGCCCCGGCCGGTACGCGTCGGTGCGCGCGGCGTCGACGGCCGCCCCGCCCGCGAAGGAAGGGGCGGAGGACCTGGGGTTCCAGGAGATGTCGTCCGGGACGCGGCGACGGTACTACATGCTCGGGGGCAAGGGTGGGGTCGGGAAGACGAGCTGCGCGGCGTCGCTGGCCGTGCGGTTCGCCAACGACGGCCACCCGACCCTCGTCGTCTCCACCGACCCCGCGCACTCGCTCAGCGATTCCTTCGCACAG GATTTGAGTGGTGGGACGCTCGTGCAGGTCGAGGGCCCTGATTCACCTCTGTTTGCGCTTGAG ATAAATCCTGAGAAGGCCCGGGAGGAGTTTCGGACAGCAAGTCAACAAAATGGAGGGACTGGGCTAAAAGATTTCATGGATAGCATGGGCGTTGGGGTGGTTGTTGAGCAG CTTGGAGAGTTGAAATTGGGGGAATTATTGGACACACCACCACCTGGCCTGGATGAAGCAATTGCAATTTCTAAG GTTATGCAATTTCTTGAAGTACAAGATTACAGCATGTTTAGCCGCATTGTATTTGACACTGCCCCTACG GGCCATACACTCCGGTTACTATCCTTGCCAGATTTCTTGGATGCGTCCATTGGGAAAATCTTGAAG CTGAGGAGCAAGATTGCTTCTGCAACATCAGCTATTAAATCAGTATTTGGACAAGAGGTCCAACAGCAGGATGCA GCAAACAAATTAGAGAAACTCAGAGAAAGGATGGTCAAAGTGAGAGAGCTTTTCCGTGACACGGAATCAACAGAGTTTATAATCGTGACAATCCCAACG GTGATGGCAATCAGTGAGTCATCAAGACTGCATTCTTCGTTGCAAAAGGAAAGTGTTCCTGTAAGGAGACTCATTGTGAACCAAGTTCTGCCACCTTCAACATCAGACTGCAAATTCTGTGCTATAAAAAGAAAG GATCAAACACGTGCATTGGATATGATAAGGAGTGACCCGGAGTTGATGGGTTTGAACATTATCCAAGCACCTCTTGTGGACATGGAGATTAGAGGTGTTCCAGCTCTCAAGTTTTTGGGTGATATAGTTTGGAAGTAA
- the LOC136467741 gene encoding geranylgeranyl diphosphate reductase, chloroplastic-like, with the protein MTSLSSAVALPSSCRARPAGGSRRARMVVTRAAASSRKLPNGRRLRVAVVGGGPAGGAAAEALAKGGVDTVLIERKMDNCKPCGGAIPLCMVSEFDLPLDLVDRKVRKMKMISPSNVAVDIGRTLAPHEYIGMVRREVLDAYLRSRAQSAGAEVVNGLFLRYEAPKEPNGSYVVHYNHYDSSSSNGKIGGEKRSFEVDAIVGADGANSRVAKDMGAGDYEYAIAFQERVKIPDDKMVYYEERAEMYVGDDVSPDFYGWVFPKCDHVAVGTGTVTHKADIKKFQAATRLRAKDKIEGGKIIRVEAHPIPEHPRPKRVSGRVTLVGDAAGYVTKCSGEGIYFAAKSGRMCAEAIVAGSAKGTRMVEESDLRKYLAEFDRLYWPTYKVLDILQKVFYRSNAAREAFVEMCADDYVQKMTFDSYLYKRVVPGNPLDDIKLAVNTIGSLVRATALRREMEKVTL; encoded by the exons ATGACCTCCCTCTCCTCCGCCGTGGCACTGCCGTCCTCGTGCCGGGCCCGCCCGGCGGGGGGCAGCCGGAGGGCGCGGATGGTGGTGACGCGCGCGGCGGCGTCGAGCCGGAAGCTGCCGAACGGGCGGCGGCTGCGGGTGGCGGTGGTGGGAGGCGGCCCCGCGGGCGGCGCCGCGGCGGAGGCGCTGGCGAAGGGCGGCGTGGATACGGTGCTGATCGAGCGGAAGATGGACAACTGCAAGCCCTGCGGCGGCGCCATCCCGCTGTGCATGGTGTCGGAGTTCGACCTGCCGCTCGACCTCGTGGACCGCAAGGtgaggaagatgaagatgatttCGCCGTCCAACGTCGCCGTCGACATCGGCCGCACGCTCGCGCCCCACGAGTACATCGGGATGGTCAGGCGCGAGGTGCTCGACGCCTACCTCCGTTCACGGGCACAGTCCGCCGGCGCGGAGGTCGTCAACGGCCTCTTCCTAAG GTACGAGGCGCCCAAGGAGCCGAACGGCTCGTACGTGGTGCACTACAACCACTACGACAGCAGTAGCAGCAACGGCAAGATCGGCGGCGAGAAGCGGTCGTTCGAGGTGGACGCGATCGTGGGCGCGGACGGCGCCAACTCCCGCGTGGCCAAGGACATGGGCGCGGGCGACTACGAGTACGCCATCGCGTTCCAGGAGCGCGTCAAGATCCCCGACGACAAGATGGTGTACTACGAGGAGCGCGCGGAGATGTACGTCGGCGACGACGTCTCGCCCGACTTCTACGGCTGGGTGTTCCCCAAGTGCGACCACGTCGCCGTCGGCACCGGCACTGTCACGCACAAGGCCGACATCAAGAAGTTCCAGGCCGCCACGCGCCTCCGCGCCAAGGACAAGATCGAGGGCGGCAAGATCATCCGCGTCGAGGCGCACCCCATCCCCGAGCACCCCAGGCCCAAGAG GGTGTCCGGGCGGGTGACGCTGGTGGGCGACGCCGCGGGGTACGTGACCAAGTGCTCCGGCGAGGGCATCTACTTCGCGGCGAAGAGCGGGCGGATGtgcgccgaggccatcgtggcgGGCTCCGCCAAAGGGACGCGGATGGTGGAGGAGAGCGACCTGCGTAAGTACCTGGCCGAGTTCGACCGCCTCTACTGGCCCACGTACAAGGTGCTGGACATCCTGCAGAAGGTGTTCTACCGCTCCAACGCGGCGCGGGAGGCGTTCGTGGAGATGTGCGCCGACGACTACGTGCAGAAGATGACCTTCGACAGCTACCTCTACAAGCGCGTCGTGCCGGGCAACCCGCTCGACGACATCAAGCTCGCCGTCAACACCATCGGCAGCCTCGTCAGGGCCACCGCGCTGCGACGGGAGATGGAGAAGGTCACCTTGTGA
- the LOC136467743 gene encoding aquaporin NIP2-1-like, which produces MSTNSRSNSRANFNNEIHDIGAVQNSTMMPPTYYDRSLADIFPPHLPKKVVSEVVSTFLLVFVTCGAAGIYGSNKDRISQLGQSVAGGLIVTVMIYAVGHISGAHMNPAVTLAFAVFRHFPWIQVPFYWAAQFTGAICASFVLKAVLHPIAVLGCTTPTGPHWHSLIIEIIVTFNMMFVTLAVATDTRAVGELAGLAVGSAVCITSIFAGAVSGGSMNPARTLGPALASNLYTGLWIYFLGPVLGTLSGAWTYTFIRFEEAAPSSHKDMSHSQKLSSFKLRRLQSQSVAADDEELDHIQV; this is translated from the exons ATGTCGACCAACTCGAGATCGAACTCCAGGGCCAACTTTAACAACGAGATCCATGACATCGGCGCGGTGCAGAACTCCACCATGATGCCCCCCACGTACTACGACCGATCGCTGGCGGACATCTtccctccccacctccccaagaag GTGGTCTCGGAGGTGGTGTCCACGTTCTTGCTGGTGTTCGTGACCTGTGGGGCGGCGGGGATCTACGGCAGCAACAAGGACCGCATATCGCAGCTGGGTCAGTCGGTCGCCGGCGGGCTCATCGTCACGGTGATGATCTACGCCGTCGGCCACATCTCCGGCGCGCACATGAACCCCGCCGTCACGCTTGCGTTCGCCGTCTTCCGCCATTTCCCCTGGATTCAG GTCCCGTTCTACTGGGCGGCGCAGTTCACGGGCGCCATCTGCGCGTCGTTCGTGCTCAAGGCCGTGCTGCACCCCATCGCCGTGCTGGGCTGCACCACGCCGACGGGGCCGCACTGGCACTCGCTCATCATCGAGATCATCGTCACCTTCAACATGATGTTCGTCACCCTCGCCGTCGCCACGGACACGAGAGCG GTGGGTGAGTTGGCGGGGTTGGCAGTTGGTTCCGCGGTTTGCATTACGTCCATCTTCGCAGG GGCAGTGTCGGGCGGATCGATGAACCCGGCGAGGACGCTGGGGCCGGCGCTGGCGAGCAACCTCTACACCGGACTCTGGATCTACTTCCTGGGCCCCGTCCTCGGCACGCTGTCCGGGGCCTGGACCTACACCTTCATCCGCTTCGAGGAAGCAGCGCCCAGCAGCCACAAGGACATGTCGCACTCGCAGAAGCTCTCCTCCTTCAAGCTCCGCCGCCTGCAGAGCCAGTCCGTCGCCGCCGACGACGAGGAGCTCGACCACATCCAAGTGTGA